The DNA sequence CTGTTAAGACAAACACTAACAGCTGTACCTTTTGTGACAACGATATTGAAAGACTATGTCTCTTTTTCTATTGTGTACACACTGGAACATTTTGGGAAAACTTTCAGGCCTGGATCTTTACAAAACTTTTCCTTCCCCATCCATTAAAAAGAGAGGATATAATATTTGGAACCACCCCCAGAGACAGAAGATCTGACCTCATGCTCAACAACCTGCTGATCCTTGCCAAATACTTCATCCACTCCTGTAAATGGGGAAACAGAAAACCTGacttttcaacttttaaaaGCCTGCTGATAGACAACCACCTGAGAACCTTAAAAGTGATGAAAAGCAAGAAGAGTATACAGCTCCTTGATGCCTATGAAGAACTGAACTTATTTGATGAGAATTGGTGCccttttgtgtgtattttttatttatgcattgttatttatttaatcttttctctgtttctgttgtctcctctgttaaacatttatcaatttattttctCTCCTTATATTCTTATGTGTGCCTTGAACATGTAAAACCCCGATTTATCTTTTGTTTATACATGCCACATGTTTCTGTTCAAaagctttaataaaaataaaagaaatttaaaaaaaagaagatttttgCTTCCACAAGATGGCGCTGTGATCTGAACACGGCTGTTGCTGTAGCAACAGAAGAAGAGGTGAAGCCGTATCGTAAAGATGGCTGACAGTGGAGTGACAGGTGAGTTTGGGAATGTGTAACAGCTGCGCCTTTTATGActttgccgctgtttttgtttattttacccgTTTGTTGCTTGAGGAAAAATGTAGTTATTATTCCGGTGTTGAGGAGGTGTTTCATTTCTTCTAGCAGAGTTATTATTTTAGATGTGAGTGCTGCTAACGTTAGCATGAGCAGTAGTTTAACAGCAGACGTTGAAGTGGTGTTGCATCATTTTTAGAGTTGCATCTTACTGCTTATTAACACTatatttttggtatttttttgcTATCGATGCGATGTCGCTATTATGTACGAGAATCTCCCCTGTAGCTGATATTAGCACACTCTAAAGTTGGGAAATTATGTGTTATAAGTTCATCATCTGCAATGAATGAGTGCCATCTAGCTCCTCCAAGCATCACTAAAATCATTATGTTatcattctttgtttttcctgcagATGGAAATGGCAAGAAAGGTGATATCGAACGTACAAAGGTCAGTTTATTGTGGTCACTTCAAGCTTGTTACAGCCAGTGTGAGTTAGTAGCAATCATGACATGATATTGTTTGAATGTTCaaacagagtgaaggcaaagaCCTGACCAAAGAGGAGAAGCAGCGACTGAGGAAGGAGAAGAAAcagcaaaagaagaacaaagagaaaaaagatgaaaaggCTTTACAGGACAGTGGGAAAGAAAATAAGGGTGTCAGTTCAGCTGCTTCAGCACCACAGCCTTTAACGCAATCCACAGCTCAGAAAGGTAGAATTACTTCTGGCATGTTTGTCTGTAAAACTTAAAATCTTAAGTGGCCTCTGTAACTTTTATCCTGAGTTTgcgtttctgttttttaagctCCTTCAGCAGTGCCTGCTCCAGTTTCCGTGCCTGCCTCAGAGGCTCCCACCCCAGCTCCAACTCCAGCAGATACGTCTGGTAAGAGTAAAGCTGAACTGAAAGCTGAACGGAGAGCTCGGCAAGAGGCTGAGAGGGCCAGCAAGCAGAGTAAGAAAGGAGATCCGGGACAGCAAAGTGCCACAAGCAAACCGAAAGCAGCTACGAGTGAGCTGCAGCCAGGTAATGTTTTATATGCACAAACTTACAATTAATGAAACAGTTTTGACTGAAGTATGATGTTTTGGCCGATCTGTGGTGTTTAAACAATGTAGAGTCAGTTGTGGCCGTATCGCTTTGACTGATCTTTGCAGCGTGAGTAGAACAAAATCTCTCTTGTCTTTTCAGTGGTGAAACGGCTCCCAGAACACATTCAAGTGGACAATCCAGAGGTTTTAAAGAAACTGGCCAAGAAGTTGGAAAGGCAGCAGGTCAGGTGGATTACATGTAATAAGTTGTTTAACAGCTGAAGatcagtgccttgtgaaagtttTCATACACCTTGAACATTTTACTtctgtcacgttacaaccacaaacttaaatctGTTATTGAAATTTTATATGGCAGATCAATGCAAAGTAGTATGTAGTAAgtggaggaaaatgataaatggtatttaaataatttagaaacaaaaatctgaaagcaTCAGTTGGAAAAGCATCCACGAACATAACTTTTCAACTCCCACATCCCACAGTTTATTTAATGGatttgggccattttaacacctGAATATGCctttatctaaaccattccattgcagctctggttgtatatttagtgtcattgttttgttgaaaggtgaaccttcagCCTAACCTCAAGTCATTTGCAGCCTTTAcaaggttttcttctaggattcccctttatttagctccatccatctccccttcaactctgaccagctaccCTGTCATTTCTGAAGAAAATGACAGGGTACACAACATGATGCGGTCTTCACCATGTTATACTGTCtgtatggtgtgtttagggtgatgtgcagtgttagttttccaccaagTGTAGCGTCCTACATTTATCCCCAAATGGGTCTCATCTGTCCACTTGTctacatgtttactgtgtccgCTGTGGCTTGTGATAAACTTTAAGCAGGACTTTTTATTATTCCATTACACAACTTCTCCAGAACTTCATCCACACCTGTATgatgtttcttggtcttcatgatgctgtttcttcactaattCTCTGACATagttctgaggccttcacagaacagctggatttaggccaagattaaattatacatatTTGAAAACTCTTAAAGGCAGTTGGTTTGTCTGGAatgtatttaggggtatcaaaggaaactgactgaaaaaaaaatctttagggtttttttattttatttttttagtaaaCCATTTGGAAATCCTTTTATCATTTACCCTCTACTTCAtagttatgtgctactttgtgttggtcagtcacataaattctaaataaaatgcCTTGAAATTTGTGGCTGCaacctgacaaaatgtaaaaagctgtTAAAGGGAGATGATTACAGACAGGAAGTAACAATAGTGTGTGAATGTATCTTTAATTGCATGTCAGAATATTCGTTTTATTATTACATCATAAGAATGTGACCTACTAATTGTTTTTAGAGGAGGTCTAAATAGTTACTGGCGGTTAGAACTGTATGTCATGGTATGACTATTGTTTTCCAGACACCAGGgcaaaattcagctaaaaaGGTATAAGCCGTCGAGTTTAGactgttttaaactgtttgctgtttgtattatttgttttctttaactgtAGTGTGCACTGACTGGATGTGGCTATTTAGACTTACATTTCTGTCGTTTAGCAGTGCTCGCTTACAACTCTGAGCTTCTTGCTTTTTAGGGCTTAGGTTATAACCCAGCAAACTGTCCTGCAAAATCAGTTTGGcatgtataaatgtttttggaGAGTAATAGAAAAATCACATGTTTCTTTTGgcttcttttgttttctaagTGTCTGTAAGTTTGATTTTgggatttatttatctttttgctATCTGGGTTTCAGATCCCACTACGCTCAGACTACGGCTACAAAGTCAGCCTGTTTTCTCATCTCCACCAGTACAGTCGCAAAGCCCCGCTAACACAGCAACTCAGGTGAGCTCAGCAGTCTCGTGTTCATGGAGAGTTTCTTCAGTATACTTCTAAAAACTGTTCTTAGTCCACTGTAACCACCTTCAGTCTTCTAAGGTACTCTTGAATGTGTTTTTGCAGCATTCCTTCAACAGTCATTCATCCTGCTATTGTTCGACTGGGCCTCCAGTATTCCCATGGCATCGTGGCTGGATCCAACGCTCGCTCAGTTGCCCTGCTGCATGCCTTCAAACAGGTGCTGGTCCAAAAACCGTTCAATTGTATTCCTTTGTTCCCCTAATCATCTTTCTCTTGTATATTTAGGGCTCATACGCAAGAGAAAAGCAGTACAGTGCAATATTTGTGGTGATTTACTGGAAGCAATGCAACGTGACATTTAgaccattttgtgtttttaattggcTTTGATTTAGTTATTTACATCCAAGGACACTGCATAGACCCCCATGTCTTTTCTAATGTACTAGTGACATAACAAGATTGTTGCTTGTAAAAGACTTGAACTAGAACTGTATCTACAAAGTTTTTCACATTGTAactttaaacattaaaacattggtggattttattgggattttatgtgacagacaaatACTAAAGGGCATATAattggaaaatgaaaaaaataattttatctgcaaaacatttttgaaaaagtctttaaaaagcATCGTGCGTTGGTGTTCAgtcagtttttttctaaaaccacCTTTGTTGAAAAAACAGTTGCAAGTCTTTTAAGCATGTCTTTAGCAGCTTTGGACATCTAGACGCTGAAAGCTTTGccctttctttgcaaaatagttcaatcTCAataagattggatggagagcacctGGGATCAACAACCTTTCAGTTGTACAATAGATTCTCTATTGTATTGAGGTCTGGGCTTTGGCTTGGcctttttaacacatgaatatactttgatctaaacgtATGTTTAGTGTCCTGGTAGAACAAGAACCTCCCTTAGTCTTAAGTCTTTTTGTAGTCTCTTACCACCATCTCTTTCTGTcacttctgaagaaaaaaaatcctcacagcattatgctgccaccactatgtttcacagtggggaggGTGTGTTTCAGGTGATGTGCAGAGTTGGTTTTccttcatgttttctgtgtcccctacatggcttatgttcttgccactcttccataaagaccaaaCTTTTGAGAGTGACAAATAGTTTTCCTGTCAACAGACTTAAGCTGTagattcttaattagattacacacaggtgtgcTCTGTTTCCTAATTAGGTAACTTCTAAAGGGAAATGGTCACACTAGTTTTTCTTGAGGGCTATCTGAGCAAGAGAGGCTTATTACAAATGGAATCCAAacctttcaggtttttattggtAAAAGGTTTAAACACCTTGTTACCCTTTCCCTTCACTTCAcacttatgcactactttgcgttggtatattacataaaatcctagtaaaataaagttttgcgtttgtaatatgacaaaaatttaaaaagaaagggATAGTTTCATAAGTCACTGTACGTTTTTGCATTGTTTAAAGTCACAAAACCTTTCATTCCCATCTTTCAGTGTCTAAGAGTGGCGTATATGACGGGCCACTAGATGTCGCTATAACCAACAATTGACTTGGCGCACCCATGTACACATCTGTTTGCCTTGTATTTACCCATCTCTGTAGACTGTGGACAGTCTAGCAGTTGATTTAATcattttgcaaatgaaaaagaaaattgaattTGGGAAATGTTTCAATTTCCAGacttagaaataaaaaataaatctaattttgTTTGTTGTAAAGATATCTATttacatagattttttttaatataaatgacATTCTTGACAtcacatgttcagtttttatCTGGTTTCATTGATCGGTTTAGTTGTCGTTGAAAGAAACCCCGAAGATAATATGCACACTCATTTTACCCGGGCCGTTTTGGATCAATGTTTTAAACCGAACCAATGGGTCTTACACTGGTTCTGGattggaaaacaaacaaaactcttATGCTCTCTAACCTTGTGGGACTAAATGGGCTGGATTTGCTAAGTTTTAGTATTTTACAGATCACATTTAAGTTGGTTCAGATGCCAAGAAAAGGCAGTAAAATAGCTCTTCCCCACACTGCTGAATTGTAAGCTAACCTTGAAATGGTGTCATTTCATGATATATGTAATTGGAGGTTAATTTATTGTTCTAaactattaaaaatgttttagataaatatgtaaaaatttgttgtaaaaaataattgacTCTGGAAAAGTGTGaacttttgaaataaaaaatgtaaagcatttttaaccagttttctTTCCTCTGCAGGTAATAAGGGATTATACTACACCTCCAAATGAGGAGCTGTCTAGAGACTTGGTCAACAGGCTGAAACCTTATATTAGGTATTAAAAATTCTTAAGTATCTGTGTAACCTTTCATTCTACCAGAATTAATGAATT is a window from the Girardinichthys multiradiatus isolate DD_20200921_A chromosome 15, DD_fGirMul_XY1, whole genome shotgun sequence genome containing:
- the eif2b4 gene encoding translation initiation factor eIF-2B subunit delta isoform X1, whose amino-acid sequence is MADSGVTDGNGKKGDIERTKSEGKDLTKEEKQRLRKEKKQQKKNKEKKDEKALQDSGKENKGVSSAASAPQPLTQSTAQKAPSAVPAPVSVPASEAPTPAPTPADTSGKSKAELKAERRARQEAERASKQSKKGDPGQQSATSKPKAATSELQPVVKRLPEHIQVDNPEVLKKLAKKLERQQTPGQNSAKKIPLRSDYGYKVSLFSHLHQYSRKAPLTQQLSIPSTVIHPAIVRLGLQYSHGIVAGSNARSVALLHAFKQVIRDYTTPPNEELSRDLVNRLKPYISFLNQCRPLSASMGNAIKYIKKEISNIPSQCKEEEAKQKLLHCIEWYIKEKIILAAKAIAESSIEKISNGDVILIYGCSSLVNHILFEAFEKSRKFRVIVVDSRPRLEGREALRRLVQRGISCTYVLISAVSYVLPEVSKVFLGAHALLANGYVMSRVGTSQIALVAKAFNVPVLVCCEIYKFCERVQTDSFVSNELDDPDDLIVTRNGHTQLENWQQEPSLGLLNLVYDVTPPDFVDLVITELGMIPCTSVPVVLRVKSVDQ
- the eif2b4 gene encoding translation initiation factor eIF-2B subunit delta isoform X3, whose protein sequence is MADSGVTDGNGKKGDIERTKSEGKDLTKEEKQRLRKEKKQQKKNKEKKDEKALQDSGKENKGVSSAASAPQPLTQSTAQKAPSAVPAPVSVPASEAPTPAPTPADTSGKSKAELKAERRARQEAERASKQSKKGDPGQQSATSKPKAATSELQPVVKRLPEHIQVDNPEVLKKLAKKLERQQIPLRSDYGYKVSLFSHLHQYSRKAPLTQQLSIPSTVIHPAIVRLGLQYSHGIVAGSNARSVALLHAFKQVIRDYTTPPNEELSRDLVNRLKPYISFLNQCRPLSASMGNAIKYIKKEISNIPSQCKEEEAKQKLLHCIEWYIKEKIILAAKAIAESSIEKISNGDVILIYGCSSLVNHILFEAFEKSRKFRVIVVDSRPRLEGREALRRLVQRGISCTYVLISAVSYVLPEVSKVFLGAHALLANGYVMSRVGTSQIALVAKAFNVPVLVCCEIYKFCERVQTDSFVSNELDDPDDLIVTRNGHTQLENWQQEPSLGLLNLVYDVTPPDFVDLVITELGMIPCTSVPVVLRVKSVDQ
- the eif2b4 gene encoding translation initiation factor eIF-2B subunit delta isoform X4, whose amino-acid sequence is MCNSCAFYDFAAVFVYFTHGNGKKGDIERTKSEGKDLTKEEKQRLRKEKKQQKKNKEKKDEKALQDSGKENKGVSSAASAPQPLTQSTAQKAPSAVPAPVSVPASEAPTPAPTPADTSGKSKAELKAERRARQEAERASKQSKKGDPGQQSATSKPKAATSELQPVVKRLPEHIQVDNPEVLKKLAKKLERQQTPGQNSAKKIPLRSDYGYKVSLFSHLHQYSRKAPLTQQLSIPSTVIHPAIVRLGLQYSHGIVAGSNARSVALLHAFKQVIRDYTTPPNEELSRDLVNRLKPYISFLNQCRPLSASMGNAIKYIKKEISNIPSQCKEEEAKQKLLHCIEWYIKEKIILAAKAIAESSIEKISNGDVILIYGCSSLVNHILFEAFEKSRKFRVIVVDSRPRLEGREALRRLVQRGISCTYVLISAVSYVLPEVSKVFLGAHALLANGYVMSRVGTSQIALVAKAFNVPVLVCCEIYKFCERVQTDSFVSNELDDPDDLIVTRNGHTQLENWQQEPSLGLLNLVYDVTPPDFVDLVITELGMIPCTSVPVVLRVKSVDQ
- the eif2b4 gene encoding translation initiation factor eIF-2B subunit delta isoform X2, translating into MSLLYGNGKKGDIERTKSEGKDLTKEEKQRLRKEKKQQKKNKEKKDEKALQDSGKENKGVSSAASAPQPLTQSTAQKAPSAVPAPVSVPASEAPTPAPTPADTSGKSKAELKAERRARQEAERASKQSKKGDPGQQSATSKPKAATSELQPVVKRLPEHIQVDNPEVLKKLAKKLERQQTPGQNSAKKIPLRSDYGYKVSLFSHLHQYSRKAPLTQQLSIPSTVIHPAIVRLGLQYSHGIVAGSNARSVALLHAFKQVIRDYTTPPNEELSRDLVNRLKPYISFLNQCRPLSASMGNAIKYIKKEISNIPSQCKEEEAKQKLLHCIEWYIKEKIILAAKAIAESSIEKISNGDVILIYGCSSLVNHILFEAFEKSRKFRVIVVDSRPRLEGREALRRLVQRGISCTYVLISAVSYVLPEVSKVFLGAHALLANGYVMSRVGTSQIALVAKAFNVPVLVCCEIYKFCERVQTDSFVSNELDDPDDLIVTRNGHTQLENWQQEPSLGLLNLVYDVTPPDFVDLVITELGMIPCTSVPVVLRVKSVDQ